The following is a genomic window from Defluviimonas aquaemixtae.
GCACGCAATGGCGTGAAGGGGCGCTGTTCGGGACCAAGGAAGAAGAGGCGTTCTCAGTCTCGGTCGGGTTCGACACGATGACCGAGGACGACATCCTGAACGGGCGGCTGATCGTCGAGATCGGGATCGCGCCTGTGCGCCCGGCCGAGTTCGTCATCTTTCGCATCTTCCAGAAGACCATCGAAGCCAAAACATGACCCGGGATTGCAGTTGATCCGAGGAGGATAGCCAATGGCACGACAAGACCCACTCAGAAACTTCAGATACCGCCTCGAAATCGACGGGATCGACCAGGCCGGCTTCGCCGAGGTGGCGATCGGCGACATGTCGACCGAGCCCATCGAGTACCGCGAGGGCGACGAGATCACGACCGTGCGCAAGCTGAACGGTCTGAACAAGTACGCCAACATCACTTTGAAATGGGGCGTCACCGACAGCCTGGAACTGGCCGACTGGCACCAGCTGGTGGTGGACGACGCGACGCCGCTGGACGACGCGCGCCGTAACGTGGTGATCCGCGTCCAGAACGAGGCGGGCGAGGAAAAGGCCGCATTCGAGATCACCAAGGCCTGGCCCTGCAAATACGATCCGACCGACCTGAACGGCAAGGGCAACGAGGTGGCCATCGACATGCTCGAACTCTGCAACGAAGGCATTCGGCGGATCCAGTAACCCTTGGAGGACATCATGACATTCCAGACGGAAATCCCGTTCACGCTGCCCAAGGGCTACATGGATGCCGAAGGCGTCCTGCACAAGGAAGGCGTGATGCGGCTCGCGACGGCGGCGGACGAGATCCTGCCGCTCAAGGACCCGCGCGTTCAGGCCAACCCGGCCTACCTGGCAATCATCGTCCTGTCGCGGGTAATCACGCACCTCGGATCCGCGCCGGACATCAACACCAAGGTGATCGAGGGCCTGTTCGCCGCCGATCTCAACTTCCTCCAGTCGCTCTACGAGGAACTGAACGGCGATGGCGACGCGCCCGCCGTTCAGCCCGCCGTCAACGGCCGGATGGAGGGGTTCGGCGTGATGGGGGAGGCATGAGGCTTTCTCCTCCCGATGAGCTCTACGAGGAGATGGCCTTCATAGCTTTTCATTTTCATTGGTCGAGCGCAGAGCTCATGGGCCTCGACCACCAAGCGCGGCGCACCTGGTGCGGCGAGATCTCGACGATCAATCGTCGGCTCGACCAGGCGGGTGAGGGCGGCGCGAGACCGATCGAGGCGTTCTGACGATGGCAGTCACGGATCCATTCCGATCTTTCCGGTTCCGGATCGAGGCCCAGGGCCTGGACCGGGGCGGCGTACAGTCGGTCATGGGCATAGAGCGCGTGACCGAGGTCGAACCCTACCGCGAGGGCGGCGTGAACGACTTCGAGCACCAGCTGGCGGTGAAGACGACGCAGTCGACGCTGACCCTCAAGCGCGGCCTGATGGACCCGTGGTTCTGGGACTGGCACGAGGACGTGGTCGCGGGGAACATCGAGCGGAAGACGATCTCGATCATCCTGCTCAACCAGGTCGGGGACGAGGCCTGGCGCTGGGTCTGCGACGGGGCCTTCCCGGTCAAGTGGACGGGCGGCGACTTCGACGCGTCGGCGAATGCCGTGGCGGTCGAGACGGTCGAACTCGTCCACCACGGGTTGACGAAGCAATGATCGCGCGCGTCGGCATAAGGCCCCGGCGCCCGATGGCCGTGCGGCGTCCGTTTCCAGCGCGATCCGCGGCCAATCCGGAACGGGCGAGGCGCGGTGCGGACTTGTACTTCCGCAAGCCCGGCGAGGCGGGGCCGGCCGCGCCGCAGCGTCCGAACCGTGCGATCCACGTGGAGAATTCCAGCCGGGTGAGCCTAACGCTCAGCCTGCGATTTTCCCTGCTTTTCAATTGGTCGCGTCAGGTTTCTCAAGTCGTTTCTTTGGCGAATGACGTGGTGCGCGCCGAGACGGAGCTGCCGCGGATCGTGGACAGAACGCTGTCGCGCCGCCTGTTCGAGATGCGGTTCCACGAACGACGCTTCCGAGTGCAGAGAACCGCTTCGACCGGCCGCGACGGCATGCCGGGGCGCGGCGCGAACGGGCGCGACGGTCGATCGGCCATGCGGTTCGGGTCACGGGGCGCGCAGGCCGGTGTACCGTTCCCGCTCCGCCAGACCTTCACGGCCTGGATAGAGCGGAGGGCGTCGGTCTTGCACACCCTGTCCAACGTCAAGACCCTGGCGTCGGTGCCCGCCCGCGCCGCGGCAGCCGACGGTGCGTCGCGCGGTTCCGGTCGCGAGGAGAGGCTGTTCTCGGAGGTCCGGAGCCATGTGTCCGCTCCGACCCGCACCGGGTTCGCGCGGCTGGAGTTGGTCGGGCGGCACTTCCGGGCGGTGGAGGTGCGGGCCGAGGTCGCCGCGGCGCCCAACCGTCCGGAGCGCCACAGCAGCCGCGCAGACAGTTTCGCGGAACCGCGAGGAGACAGCGCGCGGCGGCCAGCCGCGCCCGCGCCGGTGGCGCCTCGGAGAGCGCAGGCGCCCACAGCGCTCGCGTTCCGCAAGCCGCCCGAGCGGCCTGCGCCGGTCCAACGGGCCGCGCCGCCGCCTGTGCCGCCGCCGCCACCCAAGGCGCCCGCAGTCGACATGGCGCGGCTCGACGCCGAACTCTGGAAGCGGTTCGAGAAGCGGATCCGCATCGAACAGGAAAGACGGGGGCGCTGAGCGATGACCACGCAGCTTGTCAAAGCCCATATCGAAATCCTCGAAGGGCGGAACGAGGGCGAGAAGGTCGAGGTGCTGTTCAACCCGACCGAATACGCCGTCGAGTACAGCGCCAGCTTCCAGGAAACCCCGGTTCCCGGCCTGTCGAACCCCATCCTGCAATTCGTGAACGGCTCGGCCGAGGTCCTGAGCATGGACCTCCTGTTCGACACCTATACGGACGGGGGCGGGGAGTCGGTGGCGGACATCACCGCCAACTTCATCAAGATGCTCACGATCGATGGTGACACGCATGCGCCGCCGCGCGTCCAGTTCAAGTGGGGCGCCTTCAGTTTCCGCGCCATCGTCGAGAAGATCTCGCAGCGCTTCACCATGTTCCTCGGTGACGGAACGCCGGTGCGTGCCACGCTGAACGTCACGTTCAAGCAATACCGGACGATCCGCGAGCAACTCGAGAACCCGCGCAGGAACTCGGCCGACAAGACCAAGCACCGCGTGCTGGGAAAGGTCGACGGGCACCGTCCGACACCCGAGTCGCTCTGGCTTCTGTCGCAGGCGGAATACGGCGACCCGAAGTTCTGGCGGGTGATCGCGGCGCACAACGACGTCGAGGACCCGCGGGCGCTGGTGCCGGGCGACGTGATGGTCACGCCGCCCCTGGAGGATTTCAAGCTGGGCGAGGGCCGCAATGGACGTTGAAACGCTCGAACAGCGCCACGGCGACTATTTCGCCCCCGCCTTCGTCGTCACCGTCGGCGGCGAGGATCTGGTGCGCGACCATTTCCTGACCGTTTCGGCGGTGAAGGTCGACCTGAAGGTGAACGCGGCCGGCCGGTTCTCGATCACCGTCGCAAACGCGTTCAACTGGGAGCATCGCGAGTTCGTCGCCGGCGAGAACGACTCGCGCGTCGACCTGCTGGAGCTCTTCGCCTTCGGGGCAGAGGTCGAGGTGAAGCTGGGATACGGCGAACTGGCGCGGCTGGACACGATTCTGAAGGGCATCGTCACCGAGTTGAACACGACCTTCGGCGCGGGCGGAACTCCTGAGCTCGAGGTCGCCGGTTATGATGCGCTTTACCCACTCACCATAGGGAAATACACACGAAACTGGGAGGGCGTCCCGGAAACCGATGCGGTGGAGGAGATCGCGGATATCCGCGGGCTCGACGCGGATATCGTCTCGAGCGAGACCGAGATCGCGCGCATCGACCAGAACGAGGAAACGGACTTCGCGTTCCTCGAGAAGATGGCCGAGCGCACGAGTTCGGTCTTCTACATGAATGGCGAGACGTTCCGGTTCGCGCCGCGCCAGAACCAGGACTCGGCCGAAATCGTGCTTCCCTGGGGCGGCGGGCTGACCACGTTCTCGCCCGAGGCCAACCTCGCCAAGCAGGTCGCCGTGGTCGAGGTGGTGGGCACCTCGGCCACCGATGGCGCGCCCATCGTGGGACGCGCCCAGCGCGGCCAGGAAGGCGGTCTGGACCAGGGCGCGGAAAGCGGCGTCGACCGCATCGCGACGGCCCTGTCGTCAGAACCGGTCCTGCGTATCCGCGCCGCGGTTCACACGCAGGAGGAGGCCGACGCCCGCGCCGCCGCGATCCTCGAGGAACGGGCGCAGGACTTCGTCACCGGCACCGCCGAGTGCATCGGGCTGCCCGAGCTCAAACCGGACATAAACGTTGAATTCGAGGGGCTTGGCCGCGGTTTCTCGAAAACCTACTGGGTCTCGGGCGTCGTCCACGACATCTCGGGCAGCGGCTTCAAGTCAACCGTCAGCGTGCAGGAGACGAACATATGAACATGCTCGGTGCCATGCGTCCTTCCGAAGCGGAACGCGCTTCCGATGGCTTCCCGAGAGGCCTGGCCTTCGGTGTCGTGACGACCAACGACGGCGACCCCGAGGGGCTCGGGCGTGTTCGGGTCAAGCTGGAGCTGCATTCCGAAGGGCAGGAGAGTTTCTGGGCGCGAGTCGCAGCGCCGATGGCGGGGGGCGACATCGGGTTCTACACCCTGCCGGACGTGGGCGACGAGGTGCTCGTTGGTTTCATCGCCGAGGACCCGACGCATCCGGTGATCCTCGGCGGGGTCTGGAACGGGCAGAAGGCGCCTCCCGACACGAACGGCGAGGGCGAGGGCAACGACCGCAAGATCTTCCGCACGCGCAAGAAGCACGAGTTGCGCTTCGACGACGGCGACGCCCACGAGATCGAACTGCTGCTCGCCGATGGCCCCCGGTTCCACCTGACGCAGGACTTCGCGCTTCTGGAGGATGCGAACGGCAACAAGGTCAAGATCGAGGCCGGCGGCGCGATCACGATCGAGGCCAGCCAATCCATCACCCTTACCGCGCCCACGGTGAAGATCGACGCGCAGCAGGCCGAAGTCTCCGGCTCGGCGAACTGCAAGGTCTCGGGCGCATTGGTGGAGATCAACTGATGGGACAGCCGGCAGCGAGAATGGGCGATCAGACAAGCCACGGCACGCCGCTGGCTCCGGGCCCGGGGGCGGTCACCGTGCTGATCGGCGGGCAGCCGGCCTGGCGGGTCGGCGTCGACTTCCATACCTGCCCGCTGGTCAACGGCGTGGTGCCACATGTCGGCGGCACGGTCGCGGTGGGCTCGACCAGCGTCAAGATCATGGGGTCCTTCGCGGTGCGGCAGGGCGACCAGGTGCTCGAGGCGGGTCCCCCCAACGCCATCGCCAAGGGCGAAATGACGGTGCTAATCGGATGACCCGGCGCGCGTCCTCTCTCACACTCGGCGATCCGCCCCGGTTCCTCGGGCGCGGCTTCGCCTTTCCACCCCAGCTCGATCCGCGCTGGGGCCGGTTCGACTTGGTCGAGGGCGAGGTGGACGTGCGGCAGGCGATCATGATCATCGTGCTGACGGCCAAGGGCGAGCGGGTGATGCGGCCCGACTTCGGCTGTGGCATCCACGAACTGGTCTTCGATCCGGTCGATGCGCAGCTTGTCGCGGACATCAAGGAAACCGTGACGGATGCGCTCCGCCGCTTCGAAGCGCGGATCGACGTCCTGGGCGTCAAGGTCGACGTCGGCAACGCGCTGAACGGCGAGCTCAAGATCGATGTGAACTACCGGCTGCGGACGACGAACCAGCCGGGCAACGCGGTCTTTCCATTCTTCATTCCGGAGAGGTGATGAGCGGCGTGCCGGAATATCCCCCGATCGATCCGCGCCGCGGACGCCTGCTGCGCGAAGACCTGTTGCGGGACATCGCGGAGCTCGCGCCCGGCTGGCGCGCCGTGGCCGAGGAAAGCGGCGCTGACCGTGCGCTGGTACAAATCGCTGCGCGTCTCTTGGAGCAGAGCACGCGGCGGCTCGACAAGACGCCCGAGCGGGACGGGCTTGCCTTCCTCGACATGCTGAACGTGCCTGCCCCGCAGCCCCGGTCGGCCGAGGGGCACGCGGTGGTGGCGCTTGCGAAGGACCGCGAGGGGCCCGAGACGCTGCCGGCCCGATCCGGCTTCGATCTGGACACGCCCGACAGTGCGGTCCGGTTCGAAACCACGGACGTCCTGACGATCCAGAACGCCCGGATCGAAGCCGTCTTCACCGTGGATCCCGCATCGGACCGGATCGGATCCGCGCCTGCGACGGTCGTGTCGCTCGAACCCGAGGTCGGCGACGCGCTGGAATACATTCTCGACAGCGCGGTCGGGGCAGGCGACCGCGTGCTTAGGCTCAGTTTCGCGACCGGGCTGGAGGCGGGAAACCTGCTTCGGATCGACGCCGACGGCGACGTGCGCATCCGCGTGATCGAGAGCGTGTCCGAGGACGGGCTCGTGACGCTGACCGCTCCGGTCGGCGGCACGGGCCTGAAGCCGGGTATCGGCACGTTGCAGCGTATGACCTGGCTCGATGCCTTCGCGATGCCGGACGAACAGGAACATGCGTTCTATATCGGCGACGCCGCTGCGCTCGACGTCTCCCCTCCGGCCGAGATGACGCTGACCATCACGGGACGGCAGGGCGACGGCGCGCCGGCGGTGGATGCGTTCGGCGCCACCCCGATGGCGGTTGAGATCTGGGGGCAGCGTGCGGACCAGGAGGACCCGGCCTGGCACGCGCTGCCGGAAGTGGGCCGCGACGGCGACAAGGTGACCTACCTCAAAGCTTGGGACGGTCCGGTCCTGGAGCTCGAGATCGCCAAGGACATAAAAAACCGCTGGCTCAGGATGCGCCGGCTCGGTCCGGTGCCGCCCGAGGGCGACGGGGCGCAGGAATTGAGGGTCGATGGGGTCCTGCTCGAGGTCGCGATGCTGGAGGGTGAGGACGAGCCGCCCGCCGACACCATCTCGCAGGCCGTGCACAACGCTACGCCACTGCCGATCAGTTCGGCCTTCCTGCCGTTCGGGGCCGAGCCGCAGCGCTTCGACGTCTTCGCGCTGGCCGCGCCCGAAGTGTTCACCAAGGCGGGGGCGACCGCGACGCTGAAGTTCGACTTGCAGGACGCGACGCTGGAGGCGCTCGCGGCTGTCCTGGCCCGGAAAGGGGAAACGCGGCCCCATGTCTTCGGGATCGGCAAGAACGGGCGGCTACAGGTCATCGACCGCGCCGTATCGCCGCAGTACTGGCTCGAGGTCACGGCCTCCGCGCCGGACCAGGAAGACGCGCCGAAGCTTTCGCCTGAGTTCGGAGTCAAGGCGGCGACGCTGAACGCCGACACCGACCTCGTGCTTGCCGTGTCCGGAACCGAAGGCGCGACCGTGCTTCACGCGATACCGGTGAAGGTCGACCCGAGCCTCCTTGCCGACGGCGAGGGCAATGGCGGCGCCGGGACGTGGGAAGAGGTGCCGAAGCATCTGGAAGGCCTCAGCCCCGAGGCGATGAGCAAGGCCATCGTGCTGGTGCCGATGGCCGCCAGCGGGGTGAACCCCTCGGCCGCGCAGGTGCTCTGGGCAAGCGACATGGGCGTCCAGCGATTTCGCCTGGACGCGGACGGGACGCCATCGGTCGGAGCGAGCTGGGAGCCCGTGCCGTTGCCGGGGGTGACGCTGGACGCAATGGCGCGGCTTGCACCGGTCGGGAACAGCTTCCAGAACGGAGCGGGCGAGTTTCTGGTCACCGACGAGGACAAGAAGGTCTGGGTTTTCGGCATCGACTCCCTCGGAGCTGTCACCACAGAAGCCACGGGCATCGAGATCGCCGACGAAACACTTCCCGCGGGCGCCGTCTGGCGGGACGGACTGGTTCAGCACCGAAGTGTGGTGGGTCAGGATCAGAACGGGCAGCTGCAGTACTTCGAGGACGGCAACCTGACGCCTATCCCCGACCCCAACCTCGGCACGCCCAAACGGTTCGGTCTGATCGCGGGTATCGCGCCGCAACGCGCGACCACGAGCTTTCAGTACGAGCAACCTTCGATCGTCGCGGTCTACGATCAGGCCGGAACGAGCATCCTGCTGGAGTGGAACATCGAGGCGCTGGATCGCCCGATCCGCCACGATATCGGCAAGGTCGGAACGATAACCGCCGGACTGGCGGGGACATCGGACCGTTCGGCCCAGCTGGTCACGGCGGGCGCTACGCAGAGCCTTGCCTTCCTGTCCTTCAATCCCTCGGCCTGGACCGAGTTCTTCACCTGGCTGAAGGCGGACGTGACCGACGCCGACCGTCCAAACCTCTTCTTCGAGCATAGCGGCGGGATCGTTTCTCAGGCCGACCGTGTCACTCTGCCCGACGCCGACGGTGCGCGCGTACTGCTCGGTCAGGCGACACCGGTGGACGGCAACGAGGACATCACGCTGTGGCTGCTGGACGACGAGCTGGACAGCACCTTCGACGATGCGACCAAGCGGGTGAAGCTGTTTTCGGGTGACCTGCCTGCGGCTGGCGAATTCGTATTCGTCGCGAAAACGGGTGGCGATTTTCACCGCTACATGGTCGCCGCGGTCCAGGGCGGGAACGATTCTTTCACAGTGGTGGAAGATGCCGACCTGTCCGCGCGCCTCGCCGGGGCGGTCGACGTGAAGACTCGCAAGGTTGCCCCCACGGCGACGGCGGACGAATGGCTCGCCCGAAAGGACGCGCCGAGCTTTTCTCAGATCGGCACGCAGGCGGTCTTCTCGGGCATCGGCACCAGCAAGAGGCCCGCCTCAATGCTGCTCCCCGGGGCGGCCGCGCCGATCACGCTGCCGACGACGTTCCTGGAGCTGCCGACAAGCGAGCTCGTTTTCGAACTCGCCGAGTGGGCCCCCGGGGACGCCCCGCCCGACACCAACACGAAGATCGTGCCCGTGGGCAAGGCGGCGCAGTCCTTGGTGCTCGAACCGCTCGACCGCAACTACCAGGCGCCGGAGCTCTCGTGGGAGTATTTCGACGGGAAGGGGTGGAAACGACTGGACAAGGGGTTCGACGACGAGACGCGGGACCTGGCGCGTTCGGGCAAGATCAACTTCACGATCCCGTCGGACCTGTCGAAGGTCAATATCGGCGGCCAGGACGATCTCTGGATCCGCGCGCGCCTTGTCGGCGGCGACTACGGCCGACCGAAATACCAGGTCACGGTGGACCCGCCACCCCCGCAGCCGACCTCGACCCAGACGATCAGCGTCCTGACCGGCCACATGCGCCCGCCCGAGATCGCACAGCTGACCGCCTCGTTCGCGAACATGCCCGCGAAGGAGCCCGGCCGGATCGTGGCGAGGAACAACCTGCGCAACCTGGACCAGACCTCGGCCAACAAGTTGAAGGATGTGACCTATCCGGTGTTCCAGGGCGCGCATCTGCCGCCGCTGGGCAACCCGAACAACCGACCGACGCTGTTTCTCGGTCTTTCGGAACCGCTGAGCCTCGGGCTCTCGACCCTGTTCGCACGGGCGGAAGACCGGGAAGAGCTTGTCGAGATCACGCTGGAAACGCTGGGGGCCGACCTTGGCTGGACACCCGCGCCCCTTGCGGACCGCGATCCCACCGGCGGTTTCCTGCAATCGGGTCTCTTGCACTTCACCGTCGCCGAGAAACAGGTGCGCACGAACCTCTTCGGCAAGAGCCTGTTCTGGCTGCGGATCGTCGGCCGGTCGGGCTGGCGCCCGCAGGTGCATGGTCTCTGGCTCAATGGCGTTCGCATCGTTCAGGCCAAGACGGTCAGGCAAGAGATTGTCGGCACCTCGCTGGGCGAGCAGTCGATGCAGGTCAAGCTGCTGAAATCGCCCGTCCTGGAAAATACCCTGGAGCTGAGGGTCCGCGAGAGCCTCAGTTCCGAGGAGGTGAAGGAGCTGCGCGAGGGCATGCAGCCGGGCCGGCCGGACCCGGTTCGGGACGACGTTCCGAACGTGCCCGGGCAGTGGGTGCTTTGGCACCAGGTGCCCAGCCTCGACGGTATCGGCCCTAGGCGGGCCTACCTG
Proteins encoded in this region:
- a CDS encoding DUF6760 family protein: MRLSPPDELYEEMAFIAFHFHWSSAELMGLDHQARRTWCGEISTINRRLDQAGEGGARPIEAF
- a CDS encoding phage late control D family protein, with protein sequence MDVETLEQRHGDYFAPAFVVTVGGEDLVRDHFLTVSAVKVDLKVNAAGRFSITVANAFNWEHREFVAGENDSRVDLLELFAFGAEVEVKLGYGELARLDTILKGIVTELNTTFGAGGTPELEVAGYDALYPLTIGKYTRNWEGVPETDAVEEIADIRGLDADIVSSETEIARIDQNEETDFAFLEKMAERTSSVFYMNGETFRFAPRQNQDSAEIVLPWGGGLTTFSPEANLAKQVAVVEVVGTSATDGAPIVGRAQRGQEGGLDQGAESGVDRIATALSSEPVLRIRAAVHTQEEADARAAAILEERAQDFVTGTAECIGLPELKPDINVEFEGLGRGFSKTYWVSGVVHDISGSGFKSTVSVQETNI
- a CDS encoding PAAR domain-containing protein; translation: MGDQTSHGTPLAPGPGAVTVLIGGQPAWRVGVDFHTCPLVNGVVPHVGGTVAVGSTSVKIMGSFAVRQGDQVLEAGPPNAIAKGEMTVLIG
- a CDS encoding phage tail protein, giving the protein MAVTDPFRSFRFRIEAQGLDRGGVQSVMGIERVTEVEPYREGGVNDFEHQLAVKTTQSTLTLKRGLMDPWFWDWHEDVVAGNIERKTISIILLNQVGDEAWRWVCDGAFPVKWTGGDFDASANAVAVETVELVHHGLTKQ
- a CDS encoding CIS tube protein, with protein sequence MTTQLVKAHIEILEGRNEGEKVEVLFNPTEYAVEYSASFQETPVPGLSNPILQFVNGSAEVLSMDLLFDTYTDGGGESVADITANFIKMLTIDGDTHAPPRVQFKWGAFSFRAIVEKISQRFTMFLGDGTPVRATLNVTFKQYRTIREQLENPRRNSADKTKHRVLGKVDGHRPTPESLWLLSQAEYGDPKFWRVIAAHNDVEDPRALVPGDVMVTPPLEDFKLGEGRNGR
- a CDS encoding GPW/gp25 family protein — its product is MTRRASSLTLGDPPRFLGRGFAFPPQLDPRWGRFDLVEGEVDVRQAIMIIVLTAKGERVMRPDFGCGIHELVFDPVDAQLVADIKETVTDALRRFEARIDVLGVKVDVGNALNGELKIDVNYRLRTTNQPGNAVFPFFIPER
- a CDS encoding phage baseplate assembly protein V, with product MNMLGAMRPSEAERASDGFPRGLAFGVVTTNDGDPEGLGRVRVKLELHSEGQESFWARVAAPMAGGDIGFYTLPDVGDEVLVGFIAEDPTHPVILGGVWNGQKAPPDTNGEGEGNDRKIFRTRKKHELRFDDGDAHEIELLLADGPRFHLTQDFALLEDANGNKVKIEAGGAITIEASQSITLTAPTVKIDAQQAEVSGSANCKVSGALVEIN
- a CDS encoding phage tail protein produces the protein MARQDPLRNFRYRLEIDGIDQAGFAEVAIGDMSTEPIEYREGDEITTVRKLNGLNKYANITLKWGVTDSLELADWHQLVVDDATPLDDARRNVVIRVQNEAGEEKAAFEITKAWPCKYDPTDLNGKGNEVAIDMLELCNEGIRRIQ